In Flavobacterium lacustre, a genomic segment contains:
- a CDS encoding LamG-like jellyroll fold domain-containing protein has protein sequence MKYILVLCLVILSYSTLIAQQKLGVKSVISTAASKKDRLGLTLTKPVNGVNKTFTIGSVSLQVGLPYMGLTKGSTVNDASTQNYSKDLGFPWGIRYRYNTFSEDAFTVSKGYYSDRIEINWDIKTNRDKIISISVYRTEDVSSLNPNWGTSLKTLAADAGTFTDTNVEGGKLYRYKIAAKGVEIDGLEILYTTYITGIGYRNPTGVITGNISYTGGNPVKDVSIVANPTGSTLRFGSSLKVPSNSYVTVAKLNKSLKDSISIQTWAKPESAFNNDELTLYSLASNRAETLNFKVKMALVNGKNVLTASLGPHIISLSDYIPSGETDNKGDDILVPITSINTSFTHFSAVLRDNKIPEIYINGRLISAAYAAKMNTIFAQRTLTGPPTSVTFTSTNTILKLNTTAGGDQQNWISFKMGGGKTALLDEFRVWETALNASQILRDYRRYLKGNESYLNTYLRANEKMGDYAYDLAQTGFVFHGNDAKLSNATIAPTWANSDTDSNNIPTNSQLGVLGVSDEFGNYVISAIPYAGNGDSFTIVPSLGKHEFNPKQEVAFLGSGSTVVNNVDFIDQSSFLFRGIVVYDSRGVFPPTSDAEITGDIKDNEIYNAYTKGTLKYQKGEYWAEKDNTGKIIRLRRYATIPVTGAYVNIDNAPAIDANNVPIQTDINGRFTIEVPIGQHAISITKSSHTFEFDGRFPAKTSSVINGETYYTNTYQDFFEDRDEPVTFIDNTKIIVVGRVVGGTTQSEKTIGFGANGKKTLSYKDASGIDRTTTYTSINNIGKARLTLGYLPAGATSVTPEYKTSFETNIETGEYSIKVLPLNYILSKYDLIFSSGKNPDNRLLLDTDQSINFTAIKALQYPTFVQGNTTITGEPFQEILKFTHIAKPIYTVLSQTSDTQIVANGVTYTIAANQVTPIYSQFGDYSIRIQGQERYSNYDSGATPVVNTVPVEGGSIIATNSLALENSEKTEVSATDSSILIYSFRGGIPNTDATSGYKRTIDLKYRSNGVDTPLENYKTEGIILGGVADGTQTFVTAGPEFPDFVLRDPPGSQSSATIEKGSSFSFTKENSSSVNNGSELNGTVSLGFKLSLGGGLAGPVMETEVTNDVSSGVTMAQSSTNGKSVTNTYTFNQTISTSDDPSWIGSDADLYIGTSANQFYGTYNDLIASTTQPTETTPQSPISVVKPSNSNITQVFPKINKALYFNEAPEKTLFVYSQHNILNEIIPKYLEFIRQIDAGTLTENTNGVLTKNAYQSSVNLWRKIILNNELAKYQALNDKDKLKSSLNAIIESLKDPGTNILSASAKQLKDLLNATFYENISLDAGVGGFTKGYQIERLTSSSLSYSLQIDASIALAFGAAFNETGFEMETKTNSGTGTENSSEDTSNESTNISYTLKDSDTGNLLSVDVINAFDGNGPIFITKGGETSCPYEGQELSHFYNPTHPNVTSTTASIVDLAEDQRKPLSVATIPLELPEITVVASNVSGIFEGRNAEFVLRLRNTSTINKVATFQLSIDQSTNPDNALINIEPNGTLINIPAGQTVLYTMTLKKIKQDQFNYNNIRVILESLCDGNATDEVLVSASFVPACSPVTIMSPPNNWLLNKNTAFNGALSKPLNIKLGDYNTSFASFQKINLEYRLKGTPNWIGLRTYYKNQSDYTTALTGGDTNVELIAGNQLNYAWDIAGLGLGNGSYEIRARTSCFNQTAYESEIITGNVDLTAPVLFGTPTPKNGILNLGDDITLRFNEPVKINGTVTKFEFLVQKNQLPVKHEVSLAFNGTTNTATIQKPHLTTGDFSIEFWLKNTSPTGTSTLLNQNGGIKVELTNDVLKYTIGGQSISATVTKDNTFNYYALSYDATASKLTIIENSREIISIPIANPINLTNENPIVIGGNTFKGNVHDLRFWKKYITRELAVINMNTVFNGNELGLLGYWPMDEGNGIVAKDLARFKHLVLSNTNWDIFPKGTAYSFDGTNYLTLDKIAKVNITKEMDATLSFWMKTNQASVATLLSNGKGDDTDLLESNGYRNKWAFNLTTSGGIELQAENKKFPFGTTKVNDDSWHHIALSLTRNGTVRMYVDGKELGSYTSADLGGFVASNLFVGARGTLNSVDNYYKGLIEELCIWNMSLTADQIKADQYYEVNPESTGLLLYSSFNKPETPNILGPKYFTPSESNYALLNGNLLAFTDTTPGIKPFRPTESIVLNAVINGDQIVLIPEITDWASMEGKVAKITVSNLNDLSDNSQVSAVTWNAYINKNPMKWFVEGHDGIVDLMKRSNENLTFDITLINQGGQSQPYVIDAPSWLTLSVQSGTIAPNNTVTLKATVDNNLAIGNYNTVLSLATNYGYNEKIQLDLRVLEKEPILLLDPTKFTESMNIIGKIKLNDVFSDDPYDKVVALVNGEVRGMTNVVFDSAFNEYFVYLTVYSNQLSGENVVFYIWDASDGKLKEASLNDAITKPFLADTLIGTYTSPTIFINTGVTGQQLLLNQGWTWTSFNVNDSRFNNLNLLTTGLNLSTSDLIQSNSPALFDSYQFYSLGSTNNGWSGGISSSGGVSSTKMYKIKLATAQKLNIKGTPVDLNTWSFDLAQNWNWLPFIVTKNVPIGDALANLNANDGDFIKSQSLFAIYSSSIGWKGSLTYLKAGEGYMIKVASAQKFMYPEYLNQASNKMSNPNTGRIKGTDNEVLSNQYAQFPNTMSAIVKVPEGFENLAFYNETGQLRGNTTTENVNGTNLAFVTIYGNQPEKLIAYIGSGKDIQATKKSVSFSSDAILGSISDPIVIDWLEERISVSPNPFQNELVIAIDAEESGDAKITINNMLNQVVYTGSFETQAGATVLKIHPNITSGIYILRVEIAGKIVLQKIIKN, from the coding sequence ATGAAATATATTCTTGTATTGTGCCTTGTAATACTCAGTTATAGCACTTTGATTGCCCAACAAAAATTGGGTGTAAAATCGGTGATTAGTACAGCGGCTTCCAAAAAAGACCGTTTGGGATTAACCTTAACCAAACCCGTTAATGGAGTGAATAAGACATTTACCATTGGAAGTGTAAGTCTCCAAGTAGGACTGCCTTATATGGGACTCACAAAAGGTTCAACTGTCAATGATGCTTCAACTCAGAATTACAGCAAAGATTTAGGCTTTCCTTGGGGAATTCGATACCGATACAATACTTTTTCCGAGGATGCCTTCACGGTATCCAAAGGCTATTACAGCGACCGAATTGAGATCAACTGGGACATAAAAACAAACCGAGATAAAATTATTAGTATATCAGTATATCGTACAGAAGATGTCTCCAGTTTGAATCCAAATTGGGGAACCTCATTGAAAACATTAGCAGCAGATGCGGGAACTTTTACAGACACTAATGTAGAAGGAGGAAAATTGTACCGCTATAAAATAGCAGCAAAGGGAGTTGAAATTGACGGTTTAGAAATACTTTATACTACATATATTACGGGCATCGGTTATAGAAATCCAACAGGAGTAATTACGGGAAATATTAGTTACACAGGAGGAAATCCAGTAAAAGATGTATCAATAGTTGCCAATCCAACAGGAAGCACCTTACGTTTTGGCAGTTCTTTAAAAGTACCAAGTAATAGCTATGTTACAGTAGCGAAATTGAATAAAAGTTTAAAAGATTCCATCAGTATACAAACTTGGGCTAAACCCGAAAGTGCTTTTAACAATGATGAATTAACCTTGTATAGTCTGGCGAGTAATCGTGCCGAAACTTTGAATTTTAAAGTTAAAATGGCTTTGGTAAATGGAAAAAATGTACTGACAGCCTCCTTAGGTCCCCATATTATTAGTTTGAGTGATTATATTCCAAGTGGTGAAACAGACAATAAAGGAGATGATATTTTAGTGCCCATCACTAGTATAAACACTTCATTTACCCATTTTAGCGCCGTATTAAGAGATAATAAAATTCCTGAAATTTACATCAATGGCCGATTAATTTCGGCAGCTTATGCAGCTAAAATGAATACCATTTTTGCACAAAGAACCTTGACTGGACCACCTACAAGCGTTACTTTTACAAGCACCAATACAATTCTTAAATTAAATACTACAGCTGGTGGAGATCAGCAAAACTGGATTAGTTTTAAAATGGGAGGAGGCAAAACAGCCCTGCTAGACGAATTCCGAGTTTGGGAAACCGCCTTAAACGCTTCACAAATCCTTCGTGATTATCGCCGATATCTCAAAGGCAATGAATCCTATTTGAATACCTACCTCAGAGCCAATGAAAAAATGGGTGATTATGCCTATGACCTAGCGCAAACTGGTTTTGTTTTTCACGGCAACGATGCAAAATTGAGCAACGCAACAATAGCTCCTACTTGGGCCAACAGCGATACGGATAGTAATAATATTCCAACCAACAGCCAGCTCGGGGTTTTAGGAGTATCAGATGAGTTTGGCAATTATGTCATATCAGCTATACCTTATGCTGGTAATGGCGATTCTTTCACCATAGTACCTTCGCTTGGAAAGCATGAATTCAATCCGAAACAAGAAGTAGCTTTTTTAGGTTCGGGTTCTACCGTAGTCAATAATGTAGATTTTATTGATCAATCGTCTTTTTTATTCAGAGGAATCGTTGTTTATGACAGTAGAGGGGTTTTCCCTCCTACTTCCGATGCGGAAATAACTGGAGATATAAAGGACAATGAAATCTATAATGCCTATACCAAAGGGACCTTAAAATATCAAAAAGGAGAATATTGGGCCGAAAAAGACAACACTGGTAAAATTATAAGACTGAGGCGATACGCCACTATACCTGTTACTGGCGCATATGTTAATATTGATAATGCTCCGGCAATTGATGCCAACAATGTTCCTATACAAACAGATATTAACGGACGATTTACAATAGAAGTCCCTATAGGACAGCATGCTATTAGCATCACTAAAAGTTCCCATACTTTTGAATTTGATGGTAGATTCCCTGCCAAAACGAGTTCGGTCATCAATGGAGAAACGTATTATACTAATACCTATCAAGACTTTTTTGAAGATAGAGACGAGCCAGTTACCTTCATTGATAATACTAAAATAATTGTGGTAGGTCGTGTTGTAGGAGGAACGACACAATCAGAAAAAACAATTGGTTTTGGAGCTAACGGAAAGAAAACCCTTTCTTATAAAGATGCTAGCGGTATCGATAGAACAACTACTTATACCTCGATCAATAATATTGGAAAAGCCAGACTAACATTGGGTTACCTCCCTGCCGGTGCAACAAGCGTAACACCTGAGTATAAGACTAGTTTTGAAACCAATATAGAAACAGGAGAATATAGTATTAAAGTATTACCTCTGAATTATATACTTTCCAAATATGATTTGATCTTTAGCAGTGGTAAAAATCCAGACAATAGACTACTGTTAGATACCGACCAATCCATTAATTTTACAGCCATAAAAGCCTTACAATATCCCACATTTGTGCAAGGAAATACAACTATTACAGGAGAGCCTTTTCAAGAAATTCTCAAATTTACCCATATAGCCAAACCTATCTACACCGTTTTAAGCCAAACCTCGGATACACAAATTGTAGCAAATGGGGTTACCTATACCATTGCCGCAAATCAAGTCACGCCAATATATAGCCAATTTGGTGATTATAGTATTCGAATTCAAGGTCAAGAGCGGTACTCAAATTATGATAGTGGAGCAACTCCTGTTGTAAACACAGTTCCTGTAGAAGGTGGCTCTATCATTGCTACCAATAGTTTAGCCTTAGAAAACAGTGAAAAAACAGAAGTTTCGGCAACTGACTCTAGCATACTCATCTATAGCTTTAGGGGAGGAATCCCCAATACAGATGCGACTAGCGGTTATAAAAGAACTATTGATTTGAAGTACAGATCTAATGGAGTGGATACTCCGTTAGAGAATTATAAAACCGAAGGAATAATCTTAGGAGGCGTAGCTGATGGCACTCAAACATTTGTAACAGCAGGGCCAGAATTTCCTGATTTTGTATTGCGGGACCCTCCTGGTTCACAGAGTTCGGCTACCATAGAAAAAGGTTCTTCTTTTAGCTTTACCAAAGAAAACTCATCGAGCGTGAACAATGGCAGTGAATTAAATGGAACTGTTTCTCTTGGATTTAAACTTAGTTTGGGCGGCGGACTTGCGGGACCTGTTATGGAAACAGAAGTTACAAATGATGTTTCTTCCGGCGTTACCATGGCACAATCATCTACAAATGGAAAAAGCGTAACAAATACTTACACTTTCAATCAAACCATTTCTACTAGTGATGATCCAAGTTGGATTGGTAGTGATGCCGACTTATATATTGGCACATCCGCCAATCAATTTTATGGAACTTATAATGATTTAATTGCATCAACAACACAACCGACAGAAACAACTCCGCAAAGTCCAATTAGTGTAGTTAAACCTAGTAATTCCAATATTACACAAGTATTCCCTAAAATTAATAAAGCGTTATACTTTAATGAAGCCCCGGAAAAAACATTGTTTGTCTATTCTCAACATAATATATTAAATGAAATCATACCAAAGTATTTAGAATTTATTAGACAAATTGATGCTGGTACACTAACTGAAAACACAAATGGAGTACTTACAAAAAATGCCTACCAATCGTCGGTAAACCTGTGGAGAAAAATAATTCTGAACAATGAATTAGCAAAATACCAAGCGTTAAACGACAAAGATAAACTCAAATCTTCTTTAAACGCCATCATTGAGAGTTTGAAAGACCCGGGAACCAATATATTATCGGCCTCAGCCAAACAACTAAAAGATTTATTAAATGCTACTTTTTATGAAAACATTTCTTTGGATGCCGGTGTTGGTGGTTTTACAAAAGGCTATCAAATAGAACGTTTAACATCAAGTTCTCTATCGTATTCTTTACAAATTGATGCTTCCATTGCTTTAGCTTTTGGGGCAGCCTTCAACGAAACCGGTTTTGAAATGGAAACCAAAACAAATAGCGGTACAGGAACTGAAAACTCTAGTGAGGATACCAGTAATGAAAGCACCAACATCAGTTATACCTTGAAAGATAGTGATACAGGCAATTTGTTAAGTGTGGATGTAATTAATGCTTTTGATGGCAACGGTCCTATCTTTATTACCAAAGGTGGAGAAACCTCTTGCCCGTACGAGGGACAAGAACTATCCCATTTTTACAACCCAACGCATCCTAATGTAACATCAACAACGGCAAGCATAGTTGATCTCGCAGAGGATCAACGTAAACCTTTATCTGTAGCAACTATCCCTTTAGAGCTACCTGAAATAACCGTAGTTGCATCCAACGTATCTGGTATATTTGAAGGTCGAAATGCCGAATTTGTACTTCGATTGAGAAATACCAGTACCATTAATAAAGTGGCAACATTTCAACTTAGCATTGATCAAAGTACAAATCCTGATAATGCATTGATTAATATTGAACCGAATGGAACACTAATCAATATTCCGGCAGGACAAACCGTGTTATACACCATGACACTCAAGAAAATTAAGCAAGACCAGTTTAATTACAATAATATCCGAGTGATACTTGAATCTCTTTGCGATGGCAATGCAACAGATGAAGTATTGGTTTCGGCTAGTTTTGTACCTGCCTGTTCTCCAGTAACAATTATGAGTCCGCCAAATAATTGGCTTTTGAATAAAAACACCGCTTTTAACGGAGCATTAAGTAAACCTTTGAATATCAAATTAGGCGATTATAATACCAGTTTTGCTAGTTTCCAAAAAATTAATTTAGAATACCGATTAAAAGGAACTCCCAATTGGATTGGTTTACGAACCTACTACAAAAATCAATCGGATTACACTACTGCTCTAACCGGTGGCGATACCAATGTAGAACTTATTGCAGGCAATCAATTGAACTACGCTTGGGATATTGCTGGCTTAGGCTTAGGCAACGGAAGCTATGAGATTCGTGCACGAACCAGTTGTTTTAACCAAACCGCTTACGAATCCGAAATTATAACCGGAAATGTCGATTTAACAGCTCCGGTCTTATTTGGCACACCCACGCCAAAAAACGGTATTTTAAATTTAGGAGATGACATTACCTTACGTTTTAACGAACCAGTTAAAATCAACGGTACGGTAACCAAGTTTGAGTTTTTAGTTCAGAAAAACCAATTACCTGTAAAACATGAAGTCTCATTAGCTTTTAATGGAACTACTAATACAGCCACAATACAAAAACCCCATTTAACTACTGGAGATTTTAGTATTGAATTTTGGCTTAAAAATACCAGCCCAACAGGAACTTCTACGCTACTCAATCAAAATGGGGGAATTAAAGTAGAATTGACAAATGATGTGTTGAAATATACTATTGGTGGGCAATCTATTAGTGCAACAGTAACCAAAGACAACACCTTCAATTACTATGCACTTTCATATGATGCTACTGCTAGTAAATTAACTATTATCGAAAATAGTCGAGAGATTATAAGTATTCCAATCGCTAATCCGATTAATTTGACCAATGAAAATCCTATTGTAATAGGAGGAAATACATTCAAAGGAAATGTACACGATTTGCGGTTTTGGAAAAAATACATAACCAGAGAATTGGCCGTTATTAATATGAATACGGTATTTAATGGCAATGAACTGGGCCTTTTGGGCTATTGGCCAATGGATGAAGGCAATGGAATTGTTGCCAAAGATTTGGCGCGATTCAAACATTTAGTCTTAAGCAATACGAACTGGGATATTTTTCCAAAAGGAACCGCATACTCCTTTGATGGTACTAATTATTTGACACTGGATAAAATAGCAAAAGTCAATATTACCAAAGAAATGGATGCCACACTTTCTTTCTGGATGAAAACGAATCAAGCTAGTGTTGCAACGCTTTTATCAAATGGAAAAGGGGATGATACGGATTTACTAGAGAGTAACGGATATCGAAACAAATGGGCATTTAACCTTACTACCTCTGGCGGAATTGAATTACAAGCTGAAAACAAAAAATTCCCTTTTGGCACAACTAAAGTAAATGATGACAGCTGGCATCATATTGCTTTAAGTTTAACTAGAAATGGAACGGTTAGAATGTATGTTGACGGTAAAGAACTGGGCTCTTATACTAGTGCAGATTTAGGCGGATTTGTTGCCAGTAATTTATTTGTGGGAGCACGAGGAACCCTAAATTCCGTGGATAACTATTACAAAGGTTTAATTGAAGAACTTTGCATTTGGAACATGTCGCTTACTGCCGATCAAATCAAAGCCGACCAATATTATGAAGTTAATCCTGAAAGTACTGGTTTACTTTTGTATTCTTCCTTTAATAAACCTGAAACGCCAAATATTTTGGGGCCCAAATATTTTACCCCTTCAGAAAGCAACTACGCTTTATTGAACGGTAATCTACTTGCTTTTACAGATACCACTCCAGGAATTAAACCGTTTCGCCCTACAGAATCTATTGTTTTGAACGCCGTAATAAATGGAGATCAAATCGTGTTGATTCCTGAAATTACTGATTGGGCAAGCATGGAGGGAAAGGTAGCAAAAATAACGGTTTCTAATCTTAACGATTTATCAGACAATAGCCAAGTCTCAGCGGTAACTTGGAATGCTTACATCAATAAAAATCCAATGAAATGGTTTGTTGAAGGACATGATGGCATTGTCGATTTAATGAAGCGATCCAATGAAAATTTGACTTTTGACATCACTTTGATTAATCAAGGAGGGCAATCACAGCCTTATGTTATTGATGCACCAAGTTGGTTGACCCTATCAGTTCAATCGGGGACAATTGCCCCAAATAATACAGTGACACTAAAAGCAACTGTAGACAATAATTTGGCCATCGGAAATTATAATACGGTTTTATCATTAGCCACTAATTATGGCTATAATGAAAAAATTCAATTGGACTTAAGGGTTCTTGAAAAAGAACCAATCTTACTATTAGACCCTACTAAGTTCACAGAATCAATGAATATCATTGGAAAAATCAAGCTGAATGATGTTTTTTCTGATGATCCCTACGACAAAGTCGTGGCACTCGTAAACGGCGAAGTTCGAGGGATGACTAATGTTGTTTTTGATTCCGCTTTCAATGAATATTTTGTATATCTGACCGTCTACAGCAATCAATTAAGCGGAGAAAATGTTGTATTCTATATTTGGGACGCATCAGACGGAAAATTAAAAGAAGCTTCCTTAAACGATGCAATTACAAAACCCTTTTTGGCAGACACTCTTATTGGAACATATACATCGCCCACCATTTTTATAAATACAGGGGTAACGGGTCAGCAACTACTATTGAATCAAGGTTGGACCTGGACTTCATTTAACGTAAATGATTCTCGATTTAATAACTTGAATCTGTTAACCACCGGACTCAATTTAAGCACCTCCGATTTAATACAATCCAATAGTCCTGCTTTATTTGATTCCTACCAGTTTTATTCATTGGGATCAACAAACAATGGATGGTCGGGCGGAATTTCTAGCAGTGGTGGTGTTTCCAGTACTAAAATGTATAAAATAAAACTGGCAACCGCACAAAAACTAAACATTAAAGGGACTCCTGTAGACTTAAACACTTGGTCCTTTGATTTAGCCCAAAATTGGAACTGGCTTCCTTTTATAGTAACTAAAAACGTACCGATTGGAGATGCATTAGCCAACCTAAATGCAAATGATGGTGATTTTATAAAATCTCAATCTTTGTTTGCTATTTATAGTTCTTCTATTGGTTGGAAAGGATCTTTAACCTATTTAAAAGCTGGCGAAGGATACATGATAAAAGTTGCCTCCGCTCAAAAATTTATGTATCCAGAATATTTAAACCAAGCGAGTAATAAAATGAGTAATCCTAATACAGGAAGAATAAAAGGCACAGATAATGAGGTATTGTCTAATCAATATGCACAATTCCCGAATACTATGAGTGCTATAGTAAAAGTACCCGAAGGTTTTGAGAATTTGGCTTTTTATAATGAAACCGGCCAATTAAGAGGAAATACCACCACAGAAAATGTGAATGGTACAAATCTGGCTTTCGTAACTATTTATGGCAATCAGCCGGAAAAACTAATTGCCTATATCGGTTCTGGAAAGGATATACAGGCTACAAAAAAATCAGTTAGCTTCTCAAGCGATGCTATTCTAGGTAGTATTTCGGATCCAATAGTAATCGACTGGTTAGAAGAAAGAATAAGTGTTTCTCCAAATCCATTTCAAAATGAACTTGTAATAGCTATTGATGCAGAAGAGAGTGGTGATGCAAAAATAACAATCAACAATATGCTCAATCAAGTGGTGTATACTGGCTCTTTCGAAACACAAGCTGGAGCTACTGTACTAAAAATACACCCGAATATCACAAGTGGAATTTATATTCTTAGAGTAGAGATAGCCGGGAAAATTGTGTTACAAAAAATAATAAAAAACTAA
- a CDS encoding tail fiber protein, with amino-acid sequence MSIQGIARDETNAALANIDVLELIFNVYYLIGTTETAILTQTATVKTDNFGVFSYVLTIDQAQYNLISTQSAYLKVTQGSVVFSNEKLQAVPYAIYAQNGVPTGTIVAYIGTVAPTGWLICDGGAIPNTPYYANLRAFLGNNTPALQAMFLRGAGSGNGKIGPAVMGAQMDSFQSHNHVVNLNTNAAGAHNHSTNFYNDDYNNSGNGTPNGTGLIRDGGPSYTIPTNTAGNHTHNVYGDTYTTGDTETRPINWGVNWIIKI; translated from the coding sequence ATGTCCATTCAAGGAATTGCACGAGACGAAACGAATGCCGCTTTGGCTAACATTGACGTATTAGAGCTTATATTCAATGTATATTATTTAATAGGTACCACTGAGACCGCTATTTTGACCCAGACTGCAACCGTCAAAACTGATAACTTTGGTGTTTTTTCTTATGTTTTAACAATAGACCAAGCACAATATAATCTCATTAGCACACAATCAGCTTATTTGAAGGTAACCCAAGGAAGTGTTGTTTTTTCAAATGAAAAACTTCAAGCTGTACCTTATGCTATTTATGCACAAAACGGAGTACCTACTGGAACTATCGTTGCTTATATAGGAACTGTAGCGCCTACCGGATGGTTGATTTGTGATGGAGGAGCTATTCCTAATACTCCTTATTATGCAAATTTGAGAGCCTTTTTAGGTAACAATACTCCTGCGCTTCAAGCCATGTTCTTACGTGGAGCAGGTAGTGGAAACGGTAAAATAGGACCAGCTGTAATGGGGGCCCAGATGGATTCTTTTCAATCTCATAATCATGTGGTAAATCTTAATACAAATGCTGCGGGGGCACATAATCATTCAACTAATTTTTATAATGATGATTATAATAACAGTGGAAATGGAACTCCTAATGGTACTGGTTTAATACGTGATGGAGGGCCTAGTTACACTATACCAACAAATACGGCTGGTAATCACACTCATAATGTCTATGGGGATACTTATACTACAGGAGATACAGAAACACGTCCTATCAACTGGGGTGTGAACTGGATTATAAAAATATAA
- a CDS encoding helix-turn-helix domain-containing protein encodes MFLNVLSLLVGFLCLFVAVLMFFNSKPNRKINIYLIIILFVAGLQRFSNAIEVLGVTTITFSPLKIRLTLAFYIIPIYYLFFRRLIHKKRQIKKELLHFILPTVLVLIDVLIDGYKINHLFYLVFSVCYFVSILLLVNKLLQTKRLSMFEKGSYKTIRTWTLLMTIIAFSLVVCSNYFLFNETTSKIDLNVFYRVSSLLWLTALIYIFKNPIIIFGEHNFLKSLHKNELQDLLIWHTKSLKVIDEKDKMIYNAIFNKIDSIILDIQILQKSVAVISTNTLTAKTIARELKIPKSHLELVFKYYCHYSINDFSNLVKINYALSLINDGYLKDYTVASLGEKCLFNSRFTFSKNFKKFTGLSVSDFINAQIK; translated from the coding sequence ATGTTTTTAAACGTACTATCTCTACTTGTTGGTTTTTTGTGCCTCTTTGTCGCTGTTTTAATGTTTTTTAATTCAAAGCCTAATCGCAAAATAAATATTTATCTAATAATTATTTTATTTGTAGCAGGATTGCAGCGTTTTTCGAATGCAATTGAGGTTTTGGGAGTCACGACAATTACCTTTAGCCCCTTAAAGATAAGGTTGACCTTAGCCTTTTATATTATTCCAATTTACTATTTGTTTTTTAGAAGACTTATTCATAAAAAAAGGCAAATCAAAAAAGAGTTACTGCATTTTATTTTGCCAACTGTGTTAGTATTGATTGATGTTTTGATTGATGGTTATAAAATTAACCATCTTTTCTACCTAGTCTTTTCCGTTTGCTATTTTGTGTCTATATTATTGCTAGTAAATAAATTACTACAAACAAAGAGACTTTCTATGTTTGAAAAAGGTAGTTATAAAACCATACGAACTTGGACCCTGTTAATGACTATTATTGCCTTTTCTTTGGTAGTTTGTTCTAATTATTTTTTATTTAATGAAACTACATCCAAAATAGATTTGAATGTTTTTTATCGTGTTTCGTCTTTACTATGGCTGACGGCTTTGATTTATATATTTAAAAATCCAATCATTATTTTTGGTGAACACAATTTTTTGAAAAGTCTACATAAAAACGAATTACAAGACCTGTTAATCTGGCATACTAAGTCTCTGAAAGTAATCGATGAGAAGGATAAAATGATTTACAATGCTATTTTTAACAAGATTGATTCCATTATTTTAGACATTCAAATATTACAAAAATCTGTTGCAGTAATCTCTACAAATACTTTAACTGCAAAAACTATAGCTCGAGAGCTGAAAATACCTAAAAGTCATTTAGAATTAGTTTTCAAATATTATTGTCATTATTCCATTAATGATTTTAGTAATTTAGTCAAAATAAATTATGCTTTATCACTTATAAACGATGGTTATTTGAAAGATTATACAGTGGCCTCTTTGGGAGAAAAATGCTTATTTAATTCCCGATTTACCTTTTCAAAAAATTTCAAAAAATTTACAGGCCTGTCTGTAAGCGATTTTATAAACGCACAAATTAAGTAG
- a CDS encoding START-like domain-containing protein, whose translation MDSKIRYEIEFPINSSPQLLYQYISTPSGLSEWFADNVNSRGEFFTFIWNDSEEKARLASKKSGEKVKFKWVDSDNKDTDYFFELHILEDDITKDVSLMVIDFAFKDEVKEATQLWENQISDLKHLIGSV comes from the coding sequence ATGGACTCAAAAATACGTTACGAAATCGAATTCCCTATAAATTCTTCTCCTCAGTTGTTGTATCAATACATATCGACTCCATCAGGTTTGTCAGAATGGTTTGCCGATAACGTAAATTCACGTGGAGAATTTTTTACGTTTATATGGAATGACTCCGAAGAGAAAGCCAGATTGGCTTCTAAGAAATCTGGAGAGAAAGTGAAATTTAAATGGGTAGATTCGGATAATAAAGACACGGATTATTTTTTTGAATTACACATTTTAGAGGATGACATCACAAAAGACGTGTCGTTAATGGTCATTGATTTTGCTTTTAAAGATGAAGTAAAAGAAGCAACCCAGTTGTGGGAAAATCAAATATCCGATTTGAAACATCTTATCGGTTCTGTATAG